The Dermochelys coriacea isolate rDerCor1 chromosome 7, rDerCor1.pri.v4, whole genome shotgun sequence genome window below encodes:
- the KAZALD1 gene encoding kazal-type serine protease inhibitor domain-containing protein 1, translating into MRMSKPANPTPSRLLFLLLCLSWALTWPCGALPSAPDYLQRGWQRLLEEGESCSDCSLEECPTPRGCLAGMVRDPCDCCWECANLEGQICDLDNTNHFYGKCGDHLECKLDTGDLRKGEVPEPQCACLSSQALCGSDGKTYAQICKFQEVFHAHPEANLTVAHEGPCESEPQILSPPYDVWNVTGQDVIFGCEVFAYPMASIEWRKDGAEILLPGDDPHISVQFRGGPQKYEVTGWLQIQGVRETDEGTYRCFARNRVGEVAALASLTVLTPDQLNMTGLSLPKPCPGLEDNVESEESDDYY; encoded by the exons ATGAGAATGTCCAAACCTGCCAACCCGACCCCCTCTCGACTCCTGTTTCTCTTGCTGTGTTTGAGCTGGGCCCTGACATGGCCCTGCGGGGCGCTGCCCAGTGCCCCGGACTACCTGCAGCGCGGCTGGCAAAGgctgctggaggaaggagagagctgCTCGGACTGCAGCCTGGAGGAATGCCCAACCCCCCGGGGATGCCTGGCAGGCATGGTGCGGGACCCATGTGACTGCTGCTGGGAGTGTGCCAACCTGGAAGGGCAGATCTGTGACCTAGACAACACCAATCACTTCTACGGGAAGTGCGGGGACCACCTGGAGTGCAAGCTAGACACGGGGGACCTCCGGAAGGGCGAGGTGCCCGAGCCCCAGTGCGCTTGCCTCTCCAGCCAGGCCCTGTGTGGCTCTGATGGGAAGACCTATGCCCAGATCTGCAAGTTCCAGGAGGTGTTTCATGCCCATCCCGAGGCGAATCTCACTGTGGCCCACGAAGGACCCTGTGAATCAG AGCCCCAGATCTTGTCCCCTCCCTACGACGTGTGGAACGTCACCGGGCAGGACGTGATCTTCGGCTGTGAGGTCTTCGCCTACCCCATGGCGTCCATTGAGTGGAGGAAGGACGGCGCGGAGATCCTGCTGCCGGGAGATGACCCCCACATCTCCGTACAG TTCAGGGGCGGCCCCCAGAAATACGAAGTGACCGGCTGGTTGCAGATCCAGGGCGTCCGGGAGACGGACGAGGGCACCTACCGCTGCTTTGCCAGGAACAGGGTCGGGGAGGTGGCTGCGCTTGCCAGCTTGACGGTCCTGACGCCAG ATCAGCTGAACATGACGGGGCTGTCCCTGCCCAAGCCGTGCCCCGGGCTCGAGGACAACGTGGAGAGCGAGGAGTCGGACGATTATTACTAA